From the Octopus bimaculoides isolate UCB-OBI-ISO-001 chromosome 27, ASM119413v2, whole genome shotgun sequence genome, the window aatagtAACAGCTAGCCCCTTTCCCCTTAAATCTGCTGGCCCTTTGAACCTAATTAGAAACAAGCAATTTAACAAAGTGAATGAGAAGAACAGGATGaagatgtttaatatatttatagagaaacaGCCACAAGAAAAGATGGATTGTAACGTTGAGAAGCTAAACCCCCTAAAGGAATAATATACAGTAAAAGTACCTTGTTAGGGTCAATTTTGTCATAGAGGTTGAGTACAAGGATAACCCTCTTCTGAACGTTGTCCAGTGAAAGTGTAGGTCGATGCCCATAGAACCTGGCTGGATTAATTTGTTGGGATGGACATGAAGTCTACAAGTATAGcacatgaaaggaaaaaaaaaaaatttttaaacaaggAAAAAGGTTGACCGTTTCAAAATGCAATAATACCTTTTCCCCACTGATCTTATCGAAATTCCGGCATATTTGCATCACTCGTTCCTCGAGCTCTTGAGTTTTGCTGCATAAGTGACGCACATCGAGCGGAAAGACAGAGTTATGCTAATTGGACGAAAATAAAGagatgcaaaaaaacaaaattaattaaaacacatttCAATACATTTACATTAATCAAATGACATGGAAACACTATATAAGGATAAGATTGTTattttaaataccaatcttatcaagtggccataaaccagtcatatctggtcaaaatattcaacctgtttcatgttcaaacttgCCAGATTTGACCCCTCACACCTGacctacaacatcattctaaaagtaaacaataacatcttgaaagtacaagataatgcaagattaattcaaaataatatggataaataagcattatggctcaatggttagagaatcgggctcacaatcagtagtaagttcaattctcagactggcTGTAGATtaaatgagttgcaatgttactgatgccaagctgtatcagcctagccctttcccttggataacatcagtggtgtgtaGAGGGGAGCCTGGTTTGCATGGGTGACAGCTGGTTCTCCATGAACAGAAGGGAACTTTCTGGGTACAATcccttggtcattcatgaccgaagggggtagTGGTGTCTTACCCCCTTTTATATTTGACAGTAAGCTGAgggttaaagggttaaatacctAATCTTTGACACCATGAAACCCAGCACTTCACACAGACAAGCATCACACAACCTGCCCTTCACTTGGAAAGAGAGAAACTTTTCACTGTtaacacagataaaaaaaaacccccagaaaaaaGCTCCCTGAACTTTTTTCCGTTCTGTTCTTTGCTGGAGTTTTGTTACAGTTTGCTGCTCCCATCTGTCTGCTGTATTTAAGGTCTCCCTTACATCAACCTGCTTCTGACCCCAACTATACTTCTTGTGTCCCTATAATTTACAAGAGTCTGAatcggaggtgccaatagtaggaGAGTCGGAGTCGGAGTCCAAGCTTTTTGCTTCGACTCcagactccacagccctggtttCAAAGTGGTCACCTTGGACAGTTAATACACTGGtccccagtgttcctgccacttttggaatctggcctggaagtcattttccgtgagtcgaggaccttctgcgatttactctggatctcgacaaatggtaacctttgagctgcattttcattttgggtAAGAGATGGAAGTCAGATGCTAAATCTGGTAAATAGCACGGGTACAGAAGCAATATcatgtttttggcgagaaactcaaaAGAGAAGAGaactcggtgacagggtgcattgttgtcacAAAGAAcccaattctttgtgctccacaaaTCAGGTCACTTCTGCCGAACgccctccctcaaatgcttcaaaacattacAGCAAAATTCTGAGACTGATGCGAAGAATTTATTCTCAAACCGAAGACCTGTCGCAAATCCTTGCAACGGTGTGACCGCCATAAAATGCATCAAAGAGGACcgggtggtggttgtgatggtggcggGTGGGACAATGGATCAAGTGGACATCCCAAGAACTCAAAACGCAAAAAATCGGAACAAACACTGCTCTAACAATTTCACCTACCTACCGTTATGAACTGgcaactttatttcatcgacccagcgAGGAGATGAAAAAACAATGTTGACTCCGTcgcgatttgaactcggagcgcaGAGTAAGCCACAACAGATACTTGGCTCTCTTACCCTCTTcggatttttttgatttttaaattaatgcTTTCATTCAGTTTCGGTTTTTGTGTATTATTAATATGAagattaaggtggcgaactggcagaatcgttagcacgtagggcaaaatgcttgacgttgtgagttcaaattgcgccgaagtcgactttgcctttcatcctttcagggtcgatgaaagaaGCCCCAGTTGAaaacttgggggggggggtcgatgtaatccacatATTCTCCCCACTTCCCcggaaattgccggccttgtgttTAAATTTGACACCATTATTAATACGAagattatataacaatattatgGGAACTAGCAGAATGGGAGGAGAAACACGAGACAAAAGACATTGCAGGtcaccgagttcaaatcccgccagagTTGTCTTTGCCCTTCGTCCGTCTTGTCAGAAGTATAAGAATCGATATAATAGCCGACGCCGATATTGGAGGACCTCCACACATGACAGATATTAGCATTACATAACTGTAAGTTGTGAACCAATGAAGTACGCTTCTAAATACTCGtatgacctgcaagaaatagcagccaaatctccaccaAAGTCACACCGTACAGCTtacatatttaaagaatattgtatatatgcgaATAAACCAGATATAACATACGAATAACATGATTCTGAGTGAAACGTCTTGAATAAGAGATACGTCTTCTGTAGGAAGATGAAgaggagacagatagatagatagatggatggatggatagatattcGTTAGTcggacaaaatatatattctatttcgtTTATGGCTCATCGAGAACTAAGGAACAAAAATATAAGAAGAGTTAATATATAATGTTTGGGAAAATAGAAatcgtatttataaatgtatggctTTGGTAATTTAAATGAAACACTTGCTAAATTTTCGTCTCTTATGAAATGGGATTAAAATATGGTTAAAGAAGCTGTAAATTGTATTTACtgcataattataaataatgtcagttgaaaatattaattagaaaagaatatttaaaatgagaGGTCACTAAGACCTTCATTGATGTAAGAGAAGGTCATATTAACGGAGACGGAGAGGCGGGTGTTTTTAAGGGGTTAAATAGAGattggggggagagagaggaagatatgaagagaaagaggaggaaattaaagagaaagatgttaaaaagaaagagaaataatgagacaaatagagagagagagaaagatggagagaaattGATACAGGCATagacatctcaaaagtaaatagacacacatcagtttttttatatttatgtatattcatatacacatatgtgcatgtatgtgtgtatatgtatatatatgtacgcatatatacacatatatactcacacatacctatgtacatgtttatgtaccCCTTCGATCCGAACTCCACcgatattatatacatgtatgcatgcatggaaatacatacatgtgtgcgcgcgagcctgtatatatgtatatatatatatatatatgtgtgtgtgtgtatatatatatatatatatacatatatatatatatgattttatccctaatattattatatatatatatatatatatacatatatctaataggtgtctatttacttttgacatGATGTCCATATACCAAACACGCTGCCTAATGTGAAAGGTTTACAAGAGATCTGCAAACGTCTACcttggttgttgatgttgtcgtaACAGCTTGCGTGTGTGGGAACGAAGAAGTGATGCATCTCTGCCCTGATATGGTGGCCGTAGAAATAGTCCTTGCCACGGAAGGACAACGTAAACGGAGACGTTGCGAGTTCAAAGCGAGGAACCTCAACGATTTACACAACACTGAAGCCATGTTGACTCGAAATCTACAAACTGACACCCACAATGCAACACTGCAGTCGGGATGCGATAACttccggttatatatatatacatgtgtatatgaatattcatgtgtatatgcgtgtatacatacatttatatatatattattttactcttttacttgtttcagtcatttgactgcggccatgctggagcaccgcctttttagtctaatcaaatcgacccccccctagtacttattctatcgttctctttagccgaaccgctaagttacggggacgtaaacacaccagcatcggttgtcaagcgatgttggggggacaaacacagacacacaaacatacacacacacatgcatatatatatatatatatatatacatatatattatacgacggcttctttcagtttccgtctaccaaatccactcgtagggctttggtcggcccgaggctatagtagaagacacttgcNNNNNNNNNNNNNNNNNNNNNNNNNNNNNNNNNNNNNNNNNNNNNNNNNNNNNNNNNNNNNNNNNNNNNNNNNNNNNNNNNNNNNNNNNNNNNNNNNNNNNNNNNNNNNNNNNNNNNNNNNNNNNNNNNNNNNNNNNNNNNNNNNNNNNNNNNNNNNNNNNNNNNNNNNNNNNNNNNNNNNNNNNNNNNNNNNNNNNNNNNNNNNNNNNNNNNNNNNNNNNNNNNNNNNNNNNNNNNNNNNNNNNNNNNNNNNNNNNNNNNNNNNNNNNNNNNNNNNNNNNNNNNNNNNNNNNNNNNNNNNNNNNNNNNNNNNNNNNNNNNNNNNNNNNNNNNNNNNNNNNNNNNNNNNNNNNNNNNNNNNNNNNNNNNNNNNNNNNNNNNNNNNNNNNNNNNNNNNNNNNNNNNNNNNNNNNNNNNNNNNNNNNNNNNNNNNNNNNNNNNNNNNNNNNNNNNNNNNNNNNNNNNNNNNNNNNNNNNNNNNNNNNNNNNNNNNNNNNNNNNNNNNNNNNNNNNNNNNNNNNNNNNNNNNNNNNNNNNNNNNNNNNNNNNNNNNNNNNNNNNNNNNNNNNNNNNNNNNNNNNNNNNNNNNNNNNNNNNNNNNNNNNNNNNNNNNNNNNNNNNNNNNNNNNNNNNNNNNNNNNNNNNNNNNNNNNNNNNNNNNNNNNNNNNNNNNNNNNNNNNNNNNNNNNNNNNNNNNNNNNNNNNNNNNNNNNNNNNNNNNNNNNNNNNNNNNNNNNNNNNNNNNNNNNNNNNNNNNNNNNNNNNNNNNNNNNNNNNNNNNNNNNNNNNNNNNNNNNNNNNNNNNNNNNNNNNNNNNNNNNNNNNNNNNNNNNNNNNNNNNNNNNNNNNNNNNNNNNNNNNNNNNNNNNNNNNNNNNNNNNNNNNNNNNNNNNNNNNNNNNNNNNNNNNNNNNNNNNNNNNNNNNNNNNNNNNNNNNNNNNNNNNNNNNNNNNNNNNNNNNNNNNNNNNNNNNNNNNNNNNNNNNNNNNNNNNNNNNNNNNNNNNNNNNNNNNNNNNNNNNNNNNNNNNNNNNNNNNNNNNNNNNNNNNNNNNNNNNNNNNNNNNNNNNNNNNNNNNNNNNNNNNNNNNNNNNNNNNNNNNNNNNNNNNNNNNNNNNNNNNNNNNNNNNNNNNNNNNNNNNNNNNNNNNNNNNNNNNNNNNNNNNNNNNNNNNNNNNNNNNNNNNNNNNNNNNNNNNNNNNNNNNNNNNNNNNNNNNNNNNNNNNNNNNNNNNNNNNNNNNNNNNNNNNNNNNNNNNNNNNNNNNNNNNNNNNNNNNNNNNNNNNNNNNNNNNNNNaagctccacgaggttctggcATCGACcatattcagatggtgctttttacgtgccaccagcatgggagccagtcaggcagacctggcatcgaccatgtttggatggcgctttttacatgccacctgcacaggagccagtcagggggcactaccctcgaccatgttcagatgttGCAGATGGGGGCACTGGTCACAGCTCCGATTTTAGTTTTACTCGGCtcaacatgtcttctcaagcttATCATATCGCTTGACGCATcgagggtactcttaaatgggccggacatGCAACACTAGCATTGGTCATGGCTGCGATCTcgctttagttgccaggtcttctcaatcacagcatatctccaaaggtttcagtttcctgtcattgcctttgtgaggcccaaagtttgaaggtcACCACCTTATccaatgtcttcctgggtctacttctttca encodes:
- the LOC106876898 gene encoding acyl carrier protein, mitochondrial isoform X2, with protein sequence MASVLCKSLRFLALNSQRLRLRCPSVARTISTATISGQRCITSSFPHTQAVTTTSTTKHNSVFPLDVRHLCSKTQELEERVMQICRNFDKISGEKLTLDSHFINDLGLDSLDTVEVIMAMEDEFGFEIPDADADRLFRPRDIIQYIADKDDIYE
- the LOC106876898 gene encoding acyl carrier protein, mitochondrial isoform X1, coding for MASVLCKSLRFLALNSQRLRLRCPSVARTISTATISGQRCITSSFPHTQAVTTTSTTKTSCPSQQINPARFYGHRPTLSLDNVQKRVILVLNLYDKIDPNKLTLDSHFINDLGLDSLDTVEVIMAMEDEFGFEIPDADADRLFRPRDIIQYIADKDDIYE